From a region of the Thermosipho melanesiensis BI429 genome:
- a CDS encoding bifunctional nuclease family protein translates to MKKVKVESLVLDKLNNSPVVILKVEGTKKILPIWIGACEASVIAMILENVSFERPLTHDLLLSMVEGLESKVEKVLINKIVDSTYYAKVILRDLTVTEEENEGYFLEFDARPSDAIILALKTNSPIYISNELYNTYTLQYDGESMDNDSEEFRKFIENLDINEFKKFKKGSQGDN, encoded by the coding sequence ATGAAAAAAGTTAAGGTTGAGTCTTTAGTTTTAGACAAGTTGAATAATTCTCCAGTGGTAATTTTGAAAGTAGAAGGAACAAAAAAAATTCTTCCTATTTGGATAGGGGCTTGCGAAGCAAGTGTTATTGCTATGATACTTGAAAACGTTTCTTTTGAAAGACCTTTGACACATGATTTGTTACTTTCAATGGTAGAAGGATTAGAATCAAAAGTAGAAAAGGTATTGATAAATAAAATTGTAGATAGTACTTACTATGCAAAAGTTATTCTTAGAGATTTAACTGTTACTGAAGAGGAGAATGAAGGATACTTTTTAGAATTTGATGCAAGGCCTTCTGATGCGATAATTCTTGCACTAAAAACGAATTCTCCAATCTACATTTCCAATGAGTTGTATAACACATACACATTGCAATATGATGGAGAAAGTATGGATAACGATAGTGAAGAATTTAGGAAGTTTATTGAAAACTTGGATATTAATGAATTTAAAAAATTTAAAAAAGGTTCGCAGGGGGATAATTAA
- a CDS encoding lysophospholipid acyltransferase family protein, with protein MKNFFRFFYTIYFLVGAFIYIVVYGSIVLFIGFLVGLFNKNLSRRFVIHQIEVFGRMAFRLLGIKVHVFGEKPNLGENFIVVANHQSALDIPLIIGYVAPVAFIAKRELGKVPGINWYLKYLGSVLIDRGNVRKTAMALKQVVEKLKFGVHFIIFPEGTRSHDGNVLEFKKKSLEIAFKYKVKILPVSIWGVHKVLRKKSLMLNRYPVYIKIHELVDPSLFESEEDLRNHVRNIIIEGVKMLERRNFDEKS; from the coding sequence ATGAAAAACTTTTTTAGGTTTTTTTACACAATTTATTTTTTAGTTGGTGCATTTATTTACATAGTTGTGTATGGTTCTATAGTTTTATTTATAGGTTTTCTTGTTGGACTTTTTAACAAGAATTTGTCAAGGAGATTTGTCATACATCAAATTGAAGTTTTTGGAAGAATGGCATTTAGGTTGTTGGGTATAAAAGTGCATGTTTTTGGTGAGAAACCAAATTTAGGTGAGAACTTTATTGTTGTTGCTAACCATCAGAGTGCTCTAGATATACCTTTGATAATTGGTTATGTTGCACCAGTGGCGTTTATTGCAAAACGAGAATTGGGAAAGGTTCCAGGTATAAATTGGTATTTAAAATATTTGGGAAGTGTGTTAATTGACAGGGGAAATGTAAGAAAAACGGCAATGGCTTTAAAGCAAGTAGTAGAAAAGTTAAAATTTGGTGTTCATTTTATAATCTTTCCTGAAGGTACAAGAAGTCATGATGGAAACGTTTTAGAGTTTAAAAAGAAAAGTTTAGAAATAGCTTTTAAATACAAAGTTAAAATCTTACCTGTTTCAATATGGGGCGTGCATAAAGTTTTGAGAAAAAAGAGTTTAATGTTAAATAGATATCCTGTTTACATAAAAATTCATGAATTGGTTGATCCTAGTCTTTTTGAAAGTGAGGAAGACTTAAGAAATCATGTGCGTAATATAATAATTGAGGGGGTTAAGATGTTGGAAAGGAGGAATTTTGATGAAAAAAGTTAA
- the thiI gene encoding tRNA uracil 4-sulfurtransferase ThiI — MEPVVVVRYSEIGLKGKNRGYFEKKLIDNIRKIVKPPEVNKRYGRIIIRLKGMSFEEIKERLRYVFGIHSFSYAYATSHDLDEIKEAVKELLTLSLKDEKTFKVQTKRSYKQFPLTSHELSAYIGAFVLEKFKNLKVDVHNPEITVGIELKEKEAFIFVGKERLYGGFPVGVSGKAILLLSGGIDSPVAGWYMLKRGLKIETLSFLSPPFTSEKSAKKVLDLASILAKYSPEPIKANIVSFTEVQQYIKKNAPDKYSLILQRRSMMRIANKLSRKRHAKALITGENIAQVASQTLSNLASIEDASNVPVLRPLIGFEKIDIVEKAKEIGTYEISILPYIDSCVAFAPKNPATNSSVEILRDLESGLKELHDLEEKAYREIKSYTLGRDL, encoded by the coding sequence ATGGAACCTGTAGTTGTTGTAAGATATTCAGAGATAGGTTTAAAAGGAAAAAACAGAGGATATTTTGAAAAAAAATTGATTGATAACATAAGAAAAATAGTTAAACCACCTGAAGTAAATAAAAGGTATGGAAGAATAATTATAAGGTTAAAAGGAATGTCTTTTGAAGAAATAAAAGAGCGTCTAAGGTATGTTTTTGGCATACATAGTTTTAGTTATGCATATGCAACTAGTCATGATTTAGATGAGATAAAAGAAGCTGTGAAAGAACTATTGACTTTGAGCTTAAAAGATGAAAAAACTTTTAAAGTTCAAACAAAGAGGTCATACAAACAATTTCCTTTGACTTCACACGAATTAAGTGCATATATTGGTGCTTTTGTGCTTGAAAAATTTAAAAATTTAAAAGTTGATGTACACAATCCTGAAATTACTGTTGGGATAGAACTTAAAGAAAAAGAGGCTTTTATTTTTGTTGGGAAAGAAAGATTGTATGGAGGATTTCCAGTAGGTGTTTCTGGAAAAGCAATTTTGCTTTTAAGTGGTGGAATTGATAGCCCAGTGGCGGGTTGGTATATGTTAAAGCGAGGATTAAAGATAGAAACTTTAAGCTTTTTGAGTCCACCGTTTACCAGTGAAAAATCTGCAAAGAAGGTATTAGATTTGGCTAGTATTTTAGCCAAATATTCACCAGAACCTATTAAGGCTAATATTGTTTCTTTTACTGAGGTACAGCAATACATTAAGAAAAATGCACCTGATAAATACTCTTTAATTTTACAAAGAAGAAGTATGATGAGAATTGCAAATAAACTTTCAAGAAAAAGGCATGCTAAAGCGCTTATCACAGGTGAAAATATTGCCCAAGTCGCAAGTCAAACTTTATCCAATTTAGCTTCCATTGAAGATGCATCAAATGTTCCTGTTTTGCGTCCTTTGATTGGATTTGAAAAGATTGACATTGTAGAGAAAGCAAAAGAGATAGGTACATATGAAATTTCCATTTTGCCGTATATAGATAGTTGTGTGGCTTTTGCGCCAAAGAATCCGGCAACAAACTCATCGGTTGAAATTTTAAGGGATTTAGAAAGTGGGTTAAAGGAATTGCACGATTTGGAAGAGAAAGCATATAGAGAAATAAAAAGTTATACATTGGGGAGGGATTTATGA
- a CDS encoding metal-sensing transcriptional repressor codes for MKHKNALKTLKNARGQLEAVMKMIEEGRYCIDISKQILATISLLKKANVEVLNSHLETCVKSAVSSNNPEEVDVKIKELEEVIKYLNKIV; via the coding sequence ATGAAACATAAAAATGCGTTAAAAACACTAAAGAATGCCAGAGGGCAGCTTGAGGCAGTTATGAAAATGATAGAAGAAGGAAGATATTGTATAGACATTTCAAAACAAATTCTTGCCACCATATCTCTCCTTAAAAAAGCTAATGTTGAGGTATTGAACTCACATTTAGAAACTTGTGTGAAAAGCGCTGTGTCTTCAAACAATCCGGAAGAAGTAGATGTAAAAATAAAAGAACTTGAGGAGGTTATAAAGTATTTAAACAAAATTGTTTAG
- a CDS encoding C40 family peptidase encodes MDFWKIVLFSVLILMLSPFQVEVSSHEKQAWLKKVKEYDGVPYKWGGNSKEGIDCSGLVIELYHAIGIFLFKYENTLLLDVSADVLFKYNTRPIEFSELEPGDLIFYDTENDGIIDHVAIFAKKENGIIWVWDATDKIGNTVINKVSLRPAFELPHRYPKFGRPLKITNLLSEFF; translated from the coding sequence ATGGACTTTTGGAAAATTGTCCTTTTCTCTGTTCTCATATTAATGCTTTCTCCTTTTCAAGTGGAGGTTTCTTCTCATGAAAAGCAAGCATGGTTGAAAAAGGTTAAGGAATACGATGGTGTTCCCTACAAATGGGGAGGAAATTCAAAAGAGGGTATAGATTGCTCAGGACTTGTAATAGAACTTTATCATGCAATTGGAATATTTCTTTTTAAATACGAGAATACTTTGTTACTAGATGTAAGTGCTGATGTGTTGTTCAAATACAATACACGTCCAATAGAATTTTCTGAGTTAGAACCTGGAGATTTGATTTTTTATGATACCGAAAACGATGGAATAATAGATCACGTAGCTATTTTTGCAAAAAAGGAAAATGGCATAATTTGGGTTTGGGATGCAACCGACAAAATTGGTAATACGGTAATAAACAAAGTGAGCCTGAGACCAGCGTTTGAATTACCTCACAGGTACCCAAAGTTTGGAAGACCTCTCAAAATCACAAATTTGCTCAGTGAATTTTTCTAA
- a CDS encoding ABC transporter ATP-binding protein has translation MSEKRPVHRGGPGGPIRGAVERPKNFRKALKRLLGYLKPYTVPLIIVFAMAITGTVFSIIAPKVLGKATTKLFQGFLAKRLFSNARIDLDGILQILIKVGILYGIFALFMYIQQYIMAGISQKVVKKLRTEIMEKLSKLPLKFYDSRTHGEILSRVTNDVDLISNTLNQSLTQLITSLVTIVGVIIMMLTISPLLTLVTLVTLPISISLIVFIVKKSQKYFKNQQNSLGSVNGHVEEMFSGLIVVKGYNREEDSIEKFEKYNEELFGASWKAQFISGITMPIMRFVGNLGYVIVSIMGGIMVTKRAIQLGDVQAFIQYSQQFNQPISQVANIMNMIQSTLAAAERVFEILDEEEEKPDPQDAVELEKVEGNIKFENVYFSYREDKKLIEDLNIEVRSGQTIAIVGPTGAGKTTLVNLLMRFYEIQGGSITIDGVDIRKLKRNNLRKFFGMVLQDTWLFNGTIRENIAYGKENATEEEIIRAAKLAHAHHFIMALPGGYDAMINEEASNISQGEKQLITIARAFVADPDILILDEATSNVDTLTEKYIQSAMKRLMHSRTNFVIAHRLSTIRDADMILVMNEGQIIEKGTHKQLMEKNGFYAELYKSQFLGAYV, from the coding sequence ATGAGTGAAAAAAGACCAGTACATAGGGGAGGGCCTGGAGGACCAATTAGGGGAGCAGTAGAAAGACCAAAAAATTTTAGAAAAGCGTTGAAAAGACTTCTGGGTTATTTAAAGCCATATACGGTTCCATTAATAATAGTTTTTGCAATGGCAATTACGGGTACAGTTTTTAGTATAATTGCTCCAAAGGTATTGGGAAAGGCAACTACGAAATTGTTTCAAGGGTTCTTGGCAAAAAGGCTCTTTTCAAATGCAAGAATTGATTTAGATGGAATTTTGCAAATTTTGATAAAAGTGGGGATTTTGTATGGGATTTTTGCTCTTTTTATGTATATACAGCAATATATAATGGCAGGTATTTCTCAAAAAGTAGTGAAGAAACTTAGAACTGAAATTATGGAAAAACTTTCGAAATTACCTTTAAAGTTTTACGATTCAAGAACACATGGAGAAATTTTAAGTCGTGTAACAAACGATGTTGACTTAATTAGTAATACATTGAACCAAAGTTTAACACAGCTTATAACTTCACTTGTGACTATTGTTGGAGTTATTATTATGATGCTTACAATTAGTCCGTTGTTAACACTTGTAACTTTGGTAACTCTACCAATTAGTATTTCATTAATAGTATTTATAGTGAAAAAGTCACAAAAATACTTTAAGAATCAGCAAAATTCTCTTGGAAGTGTTAACGGGCATGTTGAGGAAATGTTTAGCGGATTAATAGTTGTAAAGGGGTACAATAGAGAAGAAGATAGTATAGAAAAGTTTGAAAAATATAATGAGGAATTATTTGGAGCATCTTGGAAGGCTCAATTTATTTCTGGAATTACTATGCCAATAATGAGATTTGTGGGTAATTTAGGATATGTAATTGTGTCCATTATGGGCGGAATTATGGTTACAAAACGTGCAATTCAGCTTGGTGATGTTCAAGCGTTTATTCAATATTCTCAACAGTTTAATCAACCAATTTCTCAAGTTGCAAATATCATGAATATGATTCAATCAACGCTTGCAGCTGCTGAAAGAGTTTTTGAAATTCTAGATGAAGAAGAGGAAAAGCCTGATCCTCAGGATGCTGTTGAGTTGGAAAAAGTTGAGGGGAATATAAAATTTGAAAATGTGTATTTTAGTTATAGAGAAGATAAAAAGTTGATAGAAGATTTGAATATTGAGGTAAGAAGTGGACAAACAATTGCAATAGTTGGACCAACTGGTGCGGGAAAAACTACGTTAGTTAATCTTTTGATGAGATTTTATGAAATTCAAGGTGGTAGTATAACAATAGATGGTGTTGATATTAGAAAATTGAAGAGGAATAATTTAAGGAAGTTTTTCGGAATGGTTTTGCAGGATACTTGGCTGTTTAATGGTACTATAAGGGAGAATATAGCATATGGAAAAGAAAATGCCACAGAAGAAGAAATAATAAGAGCTGCCAAACTAGCACACGCCCATCACTTTATTATGGCACTCCCTGGTGGTTATGATGCAATGATAAATGAAGAGGCATCTAATATATCTCAGGGTGAAAAACAACTTATAACTATTGCTAGAGCTTTTGTAGCAGATCCTGATATATTGATATTAGATGAAGCAACAAGTAATGTGGATACGTTAACTGAAAAATACATACAAAGTGCAATGAAAAGGTTGATGCACAGTAGGACGAATTTTGTGATTGCTCATAGGCTTTCTACAATTAGAGATGCTGATATGATCTTGGTAATGAATGAGGGACAAATAATAGAGAAAGGCACACACAAACAATTAATGGAAAAAAATGGTTTTTATGCAGAACTTTATAAAAGTCAATTTTTAGGTGCTTACGTATAA
- a CDS encoding ABC transporter ATP-binding protein, with product MRKLFKYLKKYSFLIFLTLFFVTIQAILNLYLPDLMADIVDKGVARGNVEYIWSVGWKMLGITLLNIAAAVISTFFAARIAMGFGKDLRSMLFKKVMNFSLNEVDKYGVSTLINRNTNDVTQIQNVMFMMLRIVALAPVTAIGGTIMAISKSPKLSMILLVSLPIMFVAMFFIVKYTIPLFKSMQKKLDKLNRVLRENLTGVRVIRAFAKTEYEKQRFEDANEDLTRTALKVNRVFALVFPIILLVMNITIVFLIWIGAIQVDKGALEVGNLMAVMQYIMQIMFSFIMISVIFIFLPRATASAERISQVLDEETKIKEIEIPKKLSNIEEIEFKDVVFYYEGGKEPAISNASFDIKKGEVVGIIGSSGSGKSTLVKLLMRFYDATSGKIYINGLDVKEFSQKTLRERISLTPSRPVIFSGTIEDNVRIGKKDATEEEIIEALKIAQAWEFVSKLPDGIKTKVSQGGTNLSGGQKQRLAIARAIVGKKDVYIFDDSFSALDFRTDAKLRRALREKLFDATKIIVSLRVATVMNADKIIVLENGKVVGIGTHKELMNTCTVYKEIVSSQLSEEEIA from the coding sequence ATGAGAAAACTTTTTAAGTATCTTAAAAAGTATAGCTTTTTAATATTTTTAACTTTATTTTTTGTTACAATCCAGGCAATTTTGAATTTGTATTTACCTGATTTAATGGCTGATATTGTAGATAAAGGTGTTGCAAGAGGAAATGTTGAGTATATTTGGAGTGTCGGTTGGAAAATGCTTGGTATTACTCTACTAAATATCGCTGCAGCTGTTATTTCAACATTTTTTGCTGCAAGAATTGCAATGGGATTTGGTAAAGATTTGAGAAGTATGTTGTTTAAAAAGGTTATGAATTTTTCTTTGAATGAGGTTGATAAATACGGTGTTTCAACATTGATTAATAGAAATACGAACGATGTAACTCAAATTCAAAATGTTATGTTTATGATGCTTAGAATAGTTGCACTTGCTCCTGTAACTGCAATAGGTGGAACCATAATGGCAATTTCAAAGAGTCCTAAGTTGTCTATGATATTGCTTGTTTCTTTACCAATTATGTTTGTTGCTATGTTTTTCATAGTAAAATATACAATTCCACTTTTTAAATCTATGCAAAAAAAGCTGGATAAATTAAATAGAGTATTGCGGGAAAATTTAACGGGAGTTAGGGTTATAAGGGCATTTGCAAAGACAGAATACGAAAAGCAAAGGTTTGAAGATGCAAATGAAGATTTGACAAGAACAGCTTTAAAGGTTAATAGAGTGTTTGCACTTGTTTTTCCAATTATTTTGCTTGTTATGAATATAACCATTGTATTTTTAATATGGATTGGTGCTATACAAGTTGATAAAGGAGCATTAGAAGTGGGGAATTTAATGGCCGTAATGCAATATATTATGCAGATTATGTTTTCTTTTATTATGATCTCTGTGATTTTTATTTTTCTTCCAAGAGCAACTGCATCTGCTGAGAGAATAAGTCAAGTTTTAGATGAGGAAACTAAGATCAAAGAAATAGAAATTCCAAAAAAATTATCTAACATAGAAGAAATTGAATTTAAAGATGTTGTTTTTTATTACGAAGGTGGTAAAGAACCTGCGATTTCAAATGCAAGTTTTGATATAAAAAAGGGAGAAGTTGTTGGTATAATTGGAAGCTCAGGTTCGGGAAAAAGTACGTTGGTAAAGCTTTTGATGAGATTTTATGATGCAACAAGTGGAAAAATTTATATAAATGGATTGGATGTTAAAGAATTTTCACAAAAAACATTGAGAGAAAGAATTTCATTAACTCCTTCACGTCCAGTTATTTTTTCTGGAACAATAGAGGATAATGTGAGAATAGGTAAGAAAGATGCAACAGAAGAGGAAATAATTGAAGCATTGAAAATAGCCCAAGCCTGGGAGTTTGTATCAAAATTACCTGATGGAATTAAAACAAAGGTTTCTCAAGGTGGAACGAATTTATCAGGAGGACAAAAACAAAGGCTTGCAATTGCAAGAGCTATTGTAGGAAAAAAAGATGTTTATATATTTGATGATAGTTTTTCTGCATTGGATTTTAGAACTGATGCAAAATTAAGGAGAGCATTGAGAGAAAAACTTTTCGATGCAACAAAGATAATAGTATCATTAAGAGTGGCAACAGTTATGAATGCCGATAAAATAATAGTTTTGGAGAATGGTAAGGTGGTTGGTATAGGAACTCATAAAGAATTGATGAATACATGCACAGTTTATAAAGAAATAGTTTCTTCTCAGCTTTCAGAGGAGGAGATAGCATGA
- a CDS encoding MarR family winged helix-turn-helix transcriptional regulator: MNSNDFSLAFLLFSEIEKLKFQILRSEMEKYKLHPGQIPMFFIINKFPGITQKEIAEHMMVNTSTVAIMLKRLEKAGFVKKEIDENDRRYFHVYLTDKAKGIHDKLIKKVKEFEKMCFSGLSDLEMKELENLLKKIVNNLEAMKDEKTF, encoded by the coding sequence TTGAATTCAAATGATTTTTCTCTTGCATTTTTACTTTTTTCTGAGATTGAAAAGTTAAAGTTTCAAATTTTAAGGAGTGAAATGGAGAAATACAAACTACATCCAGGTCAGATTCCCATGTTTTTTATAATAAACAAATTTCCTGGCATTACGCAAAAAGAGATAGCAGAACATATGATGGTGAATACCTCAACAGTTGCTATTATGTTAAAAAGATTAGAAAAAGCGGGATTTGTTAAAAAAGAAATAGATGAAAATGATAGAAGATATTTTCATGTATATCTTACAGATAAAGCAAAAGGTATACACGATAAGTTAATAAAAAAGGTAAAAGAATTTGAAAAAATGTGTTTTTCTGGACTTTCAGATTTAGAGATGAAAGAATTAGAAAATTTATTAAAAAAGATTGTAAATAACTTGGAGGCGATGAAAGATGAGAAAACTTTTTAA